A window of Planctomycetota bacterium contains these coding sequences:
- a CDS encoding peptidylprolyl isomerase: MIHRAAIGLAACSVGSLLAGCSGGSAARPAPTVSLSAADFAAAPGAAPAPAAPSTTEQPARIADARPIAAAPLDINGTGDLTGDRPVAGASGAAAAPDAGAPFVGVAGAPDLSGADVPPAGAAVLVDAKIGDVNGNPIYASTFFDVGSATLEPLGPRLASEARRRGPQDWLVFARDEINLRLDLLVRDELLRGEALASIDPQRRQNLFAFVRSLQEQERRVAGGSTEALSREIQEREGLSLDQWARRQEQEQLIRMHVYEKIQRRINISWRDIDQAYNGRFADIYQHPPRYRFFLINVPASAAEDRASVETALASGQEFEELAALPVNRFRNGRGGLEVRELTGELANASFFPSPVLNDAAKTMSPGDTRGPLDLGGVLAWIHLDAVELPPGLYEAQLDVESRLQVQRFNELTARYLEKLIGRSSMTSIVEMRARLLGIAVERYKPEAAPRTR, from the coding sequence ATGATTCACCGTGCTGCGATCGGCCTGGCCGCGTGCTCCGTCGGGTCGCTGCTCGCGGGCTGCTCGGGCGGGTCCGCCGCTCGCCCCGCCCCCACCGTCTCGCTGAGCGCCGCGGATTTCGCCGCGGCGCCGGGCGCGGCGCCCGCCCCGGCCGCCCCCTCCACCACCGAGCAGCCCGCCCGCATCGCCGACGCACGCCCCATCGCCGCCGCCCCGCTCGACATCAACGGGACGGGCGACCTCACGGGCGATCGACCCGTCGCTGGTGCCTCCGGCGCCGCGGCGGCGCCGGACGCGGGCGCACCCTTCGTGGGTGTCGCGGGCGCACCGGACCTGTCCGGCGCCGACGTGCCGCCCGCGGGCGCTGCGGTGCTGGTCGACGCGAAGATCGGCGACGTGAACGGGAACCCGATCTACGCCTCGACGTTCTTTGATGTGGGGTCGGCGACGCTCGAGCCGCTGGGCCCGCGTCTCGCGTCCGAGGCGCGTCGGCGCGGGCCGCAGGACTGGCTCGTGTTCGCGCGCGACGAGATCAACCTCCGCCTCGACCTTCTGGTGCGCGACGAGCTGCTGCGGGGCGAGGCGCTCGCGTCCATCGACCCGCAACGCCGCCAGAACCTCTTCGCCTTCGTCCGCTCGCTGCAGGAGCAGGAACGCCGCGTCGCCGGCGGCAGCACCGAGGCCCTCAGCCGCGAGATCCAGGAGCGCGAGGGGCTTTCCCTCGACCAGTGGGCGCGGCGCCAGGAGCAGGAACAGCTCATCCGCATGCACGTCTACGAGAAGATCCAGCGCCGGATCAACATCTCCTGGCGCGACATCGACCAGGCCTACAACGGGCGCTTCGCCGACATCTACCAGCACCCGCCCCGCTACCGCTTCTTCCTCATCAACGTGCCGGCCTCGGCCGCCGAAGACCGGGCGTCCGTCGAGACGGCGCTCGCCTCTGGGCAGGAGTTCGAGGAACTCGCGGCCCTGCCCGTCAACCGGTTCCGCAACGGGCGGGGCGGGCTCGAGGTGCGCGAACTCACCGGCGAACTCGCCAACGCCTCGTTCTTCCCCAGCCCCGTGCTCAACGACGCCGCAAAGACGATGTCGCCCGGCGACACGCGCGGCCCGCTCGATCTGGGGGGCGTGCTGGCCTGGATCCATCTCGACGCCGTGGAGTTGCCCCCGGGGCTGTACGAGGCCCAGCTCGACGTCGAGAGTCGCCTGCAGGTGCAACGGTTCAACGAACTGACCGCCCGATACCTCGAGAAGCTCATCGGCCGCTCGAGCATGACCTCGATCGTCGAGATGCGCGCCCGCCTGCTCGGCATCGCCGTCGAGCGCTACAAGCCCGAGGCGGCGCCTCGAACGCGGTGA
- a CDS encoding DUF1844 domain-containing protein, whose product MSEQPKIIIDSDWKSQAQAEKQRLEAQEAAKKAQPQREDVRFEDVVGLLATQALSYLGYFPDPQSGQSIVSIEYARVHIDMLGVLEAKTKGNLSEAEQTMLTKTLTELRAEFVEVSKAVEKAVQEGRVRRVPMGGPGRPGPGGPIGPADLPGPGGLST is encoded by the coding sequence ATGTCCGAGCAGCCGAAGATTATCATCGACTCGGATTGGAAATCGCAAGCGCAGGCGGAAAAGCAGCGGCTGGAGGCGCAGGAGGCGGCCAAGAAGGCCCAGCCCCAGCGCGAGGACGTCCGGTTCGAGGACGTGGTCGGGCTGCTGGCGACGCAGGCGCTGTCGTACCTGGGCTATTTCCCGGACCCGCAGTCCGGGCAGTCCATCGTCTCGATCGAGTACGCCCGCGTGCACATCGACATGCTGGGCGTGCTGGAAGCCAAGACCAAGGGCAATCTCAGCGAAGCCGAACAGACGATGCTGACGAAGACCCTCACGGAGCTGCGTGCGGAGTTCGTGGAAGTCTCCAAGGCGGTCGAGAAGGCGGTGCAGGAAGGTCGGGTCCGACGCGTGCCCATGGGCGGACCCGGGCGCCCCGGGCCCGGCGGCCCGATCGGTCCTGCGGATCTTCCCGGCCCGGGCGGCCTGTCGACCTGA
- the sdhA gene encoding succinate dehydrogenase flavoprotein subunit — MHTQRVIVVGGGLAGLAACVRLAEAGLDVDLFSLVPVKRSHSVCAQGGINACNDVARQQGYSEYEHFDETIYGGDYLADQHPVLEMANWAPRIIDLLDRMGVPFNRTSEGFRDLRLFGGSLFKRTHFAGATTGQQLLYALDEQTRRYASEGKITKYEFWDFLAPVVDDGRAVGIVAQDLRTMQVRSFPAAAVVMATGGCGLVFGKSTNSVICTGAAAARCFKHGVWYGNPEMIQVHPTAIPGADKLRLMSESARGEGGRVWVPRKARDARRARDIPDAERYYFLEEKYPKYGNIVPRDIATREIFDICVNQGLGVGGENSVYLDLTHKDPEYLTRKLGGILEIYEKFVGVDPRVEPMKIFPGVHYSMGGLYTVFEPGRYTPREALDKHRSGAGAPIGAEVGLGMSPGDPRNMSTNIPGLYAFGEVNFAYHGANRLGANALLSCLFDGLFCGQSVVSYVRDALPKAPEPRQAALDAAARAEENHAAALLASASGSAEPDASTNPYVIHKELGVEMTSACTVVKSGPRLEQCRAKLAELRERFSKVRLGDAATWTNQTLSFTRGVGDMLLIAEAICLGSIERRESRGAHYRTDFQERDDANFMKTSLAKYDPQRGVTLEFVPIDATLVRPTARTYGKVEKKEPAAPSMATV; from the coding sequence ATGCACACTCAGCGCGTGATCGTGGTGGGGGGCGGGCTGGCCGGGCTGGCGGCGTGCGTGCGCCTCGCCGAGGCCGGCCTCGATGTCGATCTCTTCTCGCTCGTCCCCGTCAAGCGCTCGCACAGCGTCTGCGCCCAGGGCGGGATCAACGCCTGCAACGACGTCGCCCGCCAGCAGGGCTACAGCGAGTACGAGCACTTCGACGAGACCATCTACGGCGGGGACTACCTCGCCGATCAGCACCCCGTGCTCGAGATGGCCAACTGGGCCCCGCGCATCATCGACCTGCTCGACCGCATGGGCGTGCCCTTCAACCGCACCAGCGAGGGCTTCCGCGACCTGCGCCTCTTCGGCGGGTCGCTCTTCAAGCGCACGCACTTCGCCGGCGCCACCACCGGCCAGCAGTTGCTGTACGCCCTCGACGAGCAGACCCGGCGCTACGCCAGCGAGGGCAAGATCACCAAGTACGAGTTTTGGGACTTCCTGGCCCCCGTCGTCGACGACGGGCGGGCCGTGGGCATCGTCGCCCAGGACCTCCGCACGATGCAGGTGCGTTCGTTCCCCGCCGCCGCGGTCGTCATGGCGACCGGCGGGTGCGGGCTGGTCTTCGGCAAGTCGACGAACTCGGTCATCTGCACCGGCGCCGCCGCGGCCCGGTGCTTCAAGCACGGCGTGTGGTACGGCAACCCGGAGATGATCCAGGTGCACCCGACGGCCATCCCCGGGGCCGACAAGCTCCGCCTGATGTCCGAATCGGCGCGCGGCGAGGGCGGGCGCGTGTGGGTGCCCCGCAAGGCCCGCGACGCGCGGCGCGCCCGCGACATCCCCGACGCCGAGCGGTACTACTTCCTCGAGGAGAAGTACCCCAAGTACGGCAACATCGTGCCGCGCGACATCGCGACGCGCGAGATCTTCGACATCTGCGTCAACCAGGGCCTGGGCGTGGGCGGCGAGAACTCGGTCTACCTCGACCTCACGCACAAGGACCCCGAGTACCTCACCCGCAAGCTGGGGGGCATCCTCGAGATCTACGAGAAGTTCGTCGGCGTCGACCCGCGCGTCGAGCCCATGAAGATCTTCCCGGGCGTGCACTACTCCATGGGCGGGCTGTACACCGTCTTCGAGCCCGGGCGGTACACCCCCCGCGAGGCGCTCGACAAGCATCGCTCCGGCGCGGGGGCGCCCATCGGCGCCGAGGTCGGGCTGGGCATGAGCCCCGGCGACCCGCGCAACATGTCGACGAACATCCCCGGGCTGTACGCCTTCGGCGAGGTGAACTTCGCCTACCACGGCGCGAACCGCCTGGGCGCCAACGCCCTGCTCTCGTGCCTCTTCGACGGGCTCTTCTGCGGGCAATCGGTCGTGTCGTACGTGCGCGACGCCCTGCCCAAGGCCCCCGAGCCCCGGCAGGCCGCGCTCGACGCCGCGGCCCGCGCCGAAGAGAACCACGCCGCGGCGCTGCTGGCCTCGGCCTCCGGCTCGGCCGAGCCCGACGCGTCCACGAACCCGTACGTCATCCACAAGGAACTGGGCGTCGAGATGACCTCGGCGTGCACGGTGGTGAAGAGCGGCCCGCGCCTCGAGCAGTGCCGCGCCAAGCTCGCCGAACTGCGCGAACGCTTCTCGAAGGTGCGGCTGGGCGACGCCGCGACCTGGACAAACCAGACCCTGAGCTTCACGCGGGGCGTGGGCGACATGCTGCTCATCGCCGAGGCAATCTGCCTGGGCAGCATCGAGCGGCGCGAGAGCCGCGGCGCGCACTACCGCACCGACTTCCAGGAGCGCGACGACGCCAACTTCATGAAGACCTCGCTGGCGAAGTACGACCCGCAGCGGGGCGTGACGCTCGAGTTCGTGCCGATCGACGCGACGCTGGTGCGTCCGACGGCCCGCACGTACGGCAAGGTCGAGAAGAAGGAACCCGCCGCGCCCTCGATGGCGACGGTCTGA
- the sdhB gene encoding succinate dehydrogenase iron-sulfur subunit: MTTQAPNGTSRPTTARGVTPRDPAAAAPAGRTILLRIKRCDGPGKASRWETFPVRVEPGANVISCLQLIAANPVTVDGRRTTPVAWDSNCLEEVCGACTMVINGRVRQSCSCLIDAVAPAEGDTVTLEPMSKFPVVRDLWVDRSRLFQAMTRVKAWVPIDGTYFQGPGPREKPATQETRYKLSECMSCGCCLEACPQYNLEPDPDRWDTAFVGAHAISLARLFNLHETGKALAPDRLDTLMAPGGHSDCGNAQNCVKVCPKHIPLTESIGAIGRAITVHSIASFFRS, from the coding sequence ATGACCACCCAGGCCCCCAACGGCACCTCCCGCCCGACCACCGCCCGGGGCGTGACCCCGCGCGACCCCGCCGCCGCCGCGCCCGCGGGGCGCACGATCCTGCTGCGCATCAAGCGGTGCGACGGGCCGGGGAAGGCGAGCCGCTGGGAGACGTTCCCGGTGCGCGTCGAGCCCGGGGCGAACGTGATCTCGTGCCTCCAGCTCATCGCGGCGAACCCGGTGACGGTCGACGGGCGGCGCACGACCCCGGTCGCGTGGGATTCCAACTGCCTGGAAGAAGTCTGCGGCGCGTGCACGATGGTCATCAACGGGCGCGTCCGCCAGTCGTGCTCGTGCCTCATCGACGCCGTCGCCCCCGCCGAGGGCGACACCGTGACCCTCGAGCCCATGAGCAAGTTCCCGGTCGTCCGCGACCTGTGGGTCGATCGGTCGCGGCTCTTCCAGGCGATGACGCGCGTCAAGGCCTGGGTGCCCATCGACGGGACGTACTTCCAGGGCCCCGGCCCGCGCGAGAAGCCCGCCACCCAGGAGACCCGGTACAAGCTCTCCGAGTGCATGTCGTGCGGCTGCTGCCTCGAGGCCTGCCCGCAGTACAACCTCGAACCCGATCCGGACCGCTGGGACACCGCCTTCGTCGGCGCCCACGCGATCAGCCTCGCACGACTCTTCAACCTCCACGAGACCGGCAAGGCCCTCGCCCCGGACCGGCTCGACACGCTCATGGCCCCCGGCGGGCACTCGGACTGCGGCAACGCCCAGAACTGCGTCAAGGTGTGCCCCAAGCACATCCCGCTCACCGAGTCCATCGGCGCCATCGGGCGGGCGATCACCGTGCACTCGATCGCGTCGTTCTTCCGGAGTTAG
- a CDS encoding MiaB/RimO family radical SAM methylthiotransferase — MPGRTVYIETFGCQMNELDSELVCGQLRALGYAFTPSPEGAHVVLYNTCSVREHAEQKVWSRLGEMRLRKADNPALVVGVLGCMAERDGEALIRRMPVVDVLCGPGELDKLPALLDNALRTREAMLDDPPAPRYDEEPRLVSARQMALQGNASRRSSTLAAAQDSLELLDLSRSVSPVDTEGAVRRSAYVRITRGCNKFCTYCVVPFTRGAEVHRPPDHIVDECRRLADAGVVEITLLGQTVNHYRFEHGAAVTVGGVTQPQKGRSYAGGHRRDPFAGAHVTTFAGLLARIHEEVPAIARLRFVTSYPRDFGDDVLEVIRDHPRISRYLHVPAQSGSDRLLAMMNRGYTVGEYVEFIDRARAFLDQPEIGRPLGLAGDFIVGFPTETEADYEASAALVRRVRYKNAFIFKYSPRPGTVAIDKFADDVPEAVKRRRNTELLGLQTAICDEIGREHVGRTLDVLVEGESVRTRKRRAASACEPQGGVTLTIGGRALPGAPRPSDPPPEEGVLADEPVQLTGRTDTDLIVHFDAPAGANGWTGRQVRVHIERAAGLSVFGRVAHDEAPLSAGARSG, encoded by the coding sequence ATGCCCGGGCGCACCGTGTACATCGAGACCTTCGGCTGCCAGATGAACGAGCTCGACAGCGAGCTCGTCTGCGGGCAGCTCCGCGCGCTGGGCTACGCCTTCACCCCTTCGCCCGAGGGCGCCCACGTCGTGCTCTACAACACGTGCTCGGTCCGCGAGCACGCCGAGCAGAAGGTCTGGTCGCGCCTCGGCGAGATGCGCCTGCGCAAGGCCGACAACCCCGCGCTGGTCGTCGGCGTCCTGGGCTGCATGGCTGAGCGCGACGGCGAGGCGCTCATCCGGCGCATGCCGGTGGTCGACGTGCTCTGCGGCCCGGGCGAGCTCGACAAGCTCCCCGCCCTTCTCGACAACGCCCTGCGCACCCGCGAGGCCATGCTCGACGATCCCCCCGCGCCGCGCTACGACGAGGAGCCCAGGCTCGTCTCCGCGCGCCAGATGGCGCTGCAGGGCAACGCATCGCGCCGGTCCTCGACGCTCGCCGCGGCCCAGGACTCCCTTGAACTGCTCGACCTCTCGCGCAGCGTCAGCCCCGTCGACACCGAGGGCGCGGTCCGCCGCTCGGCGTACGTGCGGATCACGCGCGGGTGCAACAAGTTCTGCACGTACTGCGTCGTGCCCTTCACGCGCGGGGCCGAGGTCCACCGCCCGCCCGACCACATCGTGGACGAGTGCCGGCGCCTGGCCGACGCGGGGGTGGTCGAGATCACGCTGCTCGGGCAGACCGTGAACCACTACCGGTTCGAGCACGGTGCGGCGGTGACGGTGGGGGGCGTGACGCAGCCCCAGAAGGGCCGCTCGTACGCCGGCGGGCACCGGCGCGACCCGTTCGCCGGGGCGCACGTGACGACGTTCGCGGGCCTGCTTGCGCGCATCCACGAGGAGGTGCCCGCGATCGCGCGGCTGCGCTTCGTGACGAGCTACCCGCGTGATTTCGGCGACGACGTGCTCGAGGTGATCCGCGATCACCCGCGCATCAGCCGCTACCTTCACGTGCCCGCGCAGTCGGGCTCCGACCGCCTGCTCGCGATGATGAACCGCGGGTACACGGTGGGCGAGTACGTCGAGTTCATCGACCGGGCCCGGGCATTCCTCGACCAGCCCGAGATCGGGCGTCCGCTGGGGCTCGCGGGCGACTTCATCGTCGGGTTCCCCACCGAGACCGAGGCCGACTACGAGGCGTCGGCGGCGCTGGTGCGGCGCGTGCGATACAAGAACGCGTTCATCTTCAAGTACTCGCCCCGCCCGGGCACCGTCGCGATCGACAAGTTCGCGGACGACGTGCCCGAGGCGGTGAAGCGCCGGCGCAACACCGAGCTGCTCGGGCTCCAGACCGCCATCTGCGACGAGATCGGGCGCGAGCACGTCGGGCGCACGCTGGATGTCCTCGTCGAGGGCGAATCGGTGCGGACGCGCAAGCGCCGTGCCGCCAGCGCGTGCGAGCCCCAGGGCGGGGTCACGCTCACCATCGGGGGGCGGGCGCTGCCCGGGGCCCCGCGGCCTTCGGACCCCCCGCCCGAGGAGGGCGTTCTTGCCGACGAGCCTGTCCAGCTCACCGGACGCACCGACACAGACCTCATCGTGCACTTCGACGCGCCGGCGGGCGCGAACGGCTGGACAGGCCGCCAGGTGCGGGTGCACATCGAGCGGGCGGCCGGGTTGTCGGTTTTCGGACGCGTGGCGCACGACGAGGCCCCGTTATCGGCGGGAGCGCGGTCCGGATAA
- a CDS encoding PEP-CTERM sorting domain-containing protein — MKTSWILAGAIALAGVAAAQASVAMSFADPIPGRQLSNLANGAGAGVGLLRYDQTVPLTFLFDGAGGGFVDHVFTDARMELTMSLGAATTIAGVTTAPVSGSFTIFDMSSGMRRDIVTGTAAAGTFVRISNTNSLLFSDPTFSYAAGPALVDIVGPITFLDPSEGVLTLTSVVTDGGGSFINPDGTFKSFEANASFTGNAEAVPAPGAIALAGLGALCVARRRRA; from the coding sequence ATGAAGACCAGTTGGATTCTTGCGGGCGCGATCGCCCTTGCCGGTGTCGCCGCCGCTCAGGCGAGCGTGGCGATGAGCTTCGCCGACCCCATCCCCGGGCGTCAGTTGTCGAACCTCGCCAACGGCGCCGGCGCCGGGGTGGGGCTTCTCCGCTACGACCAGACCGTGCCGCTCACGTTCCTGTTCGACGGCGCGGGCGGCGGGTTCGTGGACCACGTGTTCACCGACGCCCGCATGGAACTCACGATGTCGCTCGGCGCGGCGACGACGATCGCCGGCGTGACGACCGCGCCCGTCTCCGGCTCGTTCACGATCTTCGACATGAGCAGCGGGATGCGCCGTGACATCGTCACCGGCACCGCCGCCGCGGGCACCTTCGTCCGCATCAGCAACACGAACTCGCTCCTCTTCAGCGATCCGACGTTCTCCTACGCCGCCGGCCCAGCGCTGGTGGATATCGTCGGCCCGATCACCTTCCTCGATCCCAGCGAGGGCGTGCTCACGCTCACGAGCGTCGTGACCGACGGCGGGGGCTCGTTCATCAACCCCGACGGCACGTTCAAGTCGTTCGAGGCGAACGCCTCGTTCACCGGCAACGCCGAGGCCGTGCCCGCCCCGGGCGCCATCGCCCTCGCGGGCCTGGGCGCGCTCTGCGTCGCCCGTCGCCGGCGCGCCTGA
- a CDS encoding prepilin-type N-terminal cleavage/methylation domain-containing protein produces the protein MRRAFTLVEVLVVLLVVAILLAILLPAVAGAREAGRGAICLSNERTLATICLAYADEHKGYSPALGVPYATLPNWALVVQSAAGIGGTTAGELYSERSVLVCPSARARYGPQMQRTYAINVTGHAGSPGDPDNFDGAGAHIRLDRVERASDVALFVDAAPTVIPPPAPPPTRAASVIDFRNAAHVQGRLAFVHASGRVFQASHADGSARSYREVPAFWATPLP, from the coding sequence GTGCGACGCGCGTTCACGCTGGTCGAGGTGCTGGTGGTGCTGCTGGTCGTCGCGATCCTGCTGGCGATCCTGCTGCCGGCGGTCGCGGGGGCGCGCGAGGCCGGACGCGGGGCGATCTGCCTCTCGAACGAGCGCACCCTCGCGACCATCTGCCTCGCCTACGCCGACGAGCACAAGGGGTACTCGCCCGCGCTGGGCGTGCCCTACGCCACGCTGCCCAACTGGGCCCTGGTCGTGCAGAGCGCCGCGGGCATCGGCGGCACGACGGCCGGCGAGCTCTACAGCGAGCGGTCGGTGCTGGTCTGCCCGTCGGCCCGTGCACGCTACGGCCCGCAGATGCAGCGCACCTACGCCATCAACGTCACCGGGCACGCCGGAAGCCCGGGCGACCCGGACAACTTCGACGGCGCGGGCGCGCACATCCGGCTCGACCGCGTGGAGCGGGCGTCCGACGTCGCGCTGTTCGTGGACGCCGCGCCGACGGTGATCCCGCCTCCCGCCCCGCCCCCGACCCGGGCCGCCAGCGTCATCGACTTCCGCAACGCGGCGCACGTGCAGGGCCGCCTGGCGTTCGTGCACGCGTCGGGACGGGTGTTCCAGGCGTCGCACGCCGACGGCTCGGCGCGGAGCTACCGCGAGGTGCCGGCGTTCTGGGCGACGCCCCTGCCGTAA
- a CDS encoding NAD(+)/NADH kinase: protein MARRVLLLVNPEKPSAGSAGAAVRELIARHGALVGEVRADGAPLPDAARDADLVIVLGGDGTLLSQARRCLGLSAPLLGVNLGRLGFLAEFDLSSLVEQAPQLLGDDELSIARLPVFRVEVLRGGRTEFSGLAINDAVITAGPPFRMISLTLSIDGGPGPSLLGDGLIISTSLGSTAYNLSAGGPILSPRIDALAVTPIAAHSLAFRPVVVPSDSFIEVTLERANALDGHGTTLVLDGQNTARLLANDLVRVSRDAHEVRLVQNTRTGYWARLISKLNWASPPQRKA, encoded by the coding sequence ATGGCACGACGGGTTCTGCTGCTGGTCAACCCCGAGAAACCCTCCGCCGGCAGCGCCGGCGCGGCGGTGCGCGAGCTCATCGCCCGGCACGGCGCGCTCGTCGGCGAAGTCCGCGCGGACGGGGCGCCACTTCCCGACGCGGCCCGGGACGCGGACCTCGTCATCGTGCTCGGCGGCGACGGCACGCTCCTGTCGCAGGCGCGCCGGTGCCTGGGCCTCTCGGCCCCGCTGCTGGGCGTCAACCTCGGACGCCTCGGGTTCCTCGCGGAGTTCGACCTCTCCTCGCTCGTCGAGCAGGCGCCGCAACTGCTCGGCGACGACGAGCTCTCCATCGCGCGCCTGCCGGTGTTCCGGGTGGAGGTGCTGCGGGGCGGGCGGACGGAGTTCAGCGGGCTGGCCATCAACGACGCCGTCATCACCGCGGGGCCCCCGTTCCGGATGATCTCGCTCACGCTCTCGATCGACGGCGGGCCGGGCCCATCGCTGCTGGGCGACGGGCTCATCATCTCCACCTCGCTGGGCTCGACCGCGTACAACCTCTCGGCGGGCGGGCCGATCTTGTCGCCCCGCATCGACGCCCTGGCCGTGACGCCGATCGCCGCCCACTCGCTGGCGTTCCGCCCCGTCGTCGTGCCGTCGGACTCGTTCATCGAGGTGACGCTCGAGCGCGCCAACGCCCTCGACGGGCACGGCACCACGCTCGTGCTCGACGGGCAGAACACCGCGCGGCTTCTCGCGAACGACCTCGTGCGGGTCTCGCGCGACGCGCACGAGGTGCGTCTGGTGCAGAACACGCGGACGGGGTACTGGGCGCGGCTCATCTCGAAGCTGAACTGGGCGTCCCCGCCGCAGCGCAAGGCCTAG
- the dxs gene encoding 1-deoxy-D-xylulose-5-phosphate synthase — protein sequence MSNLLASIRTPHDIRSLSVPQLQELAAEIRRAITTQVSQTGGHLAPNLGVVELTIALHYVFDFSHDRLLFDVGHQCYPHKLLTGRLGLLAGLRTRTGMAGFPDPRESPYDLFAVGHAGTGISTAVGMACGDTLTKEAFDPKANPAGRRVVTLVGDASIVNGVAMEGLNNAGTLKRQFLVVLNDNGMSISRPQGAVSHYFDRLRLSHAYADFKKSAREALKALPGGETLRGTYHKLGEACKAVVNEGAWFEHFNLVTVGPIDGHDLPRLIQYLREARDFDRPMLLHVHTVKGKGFEAAEQDSTRFHSPPAFNVGEHLEGEGCRVELKAEGRSFTAAFADAMIDLMERDAKVVTCTAAMPDGTGLNKVMPRFPERSWDVGICESHALDMMAGLAKTGFKPFLAVYSTFFQRAFDQAFQEAALQGLPVRLCLDRAGLVGGDGAVHHGFCDIALLRTLPGAAITAAIDEPSLRAALEFMRGYDAGLSCVRYPRDVVSPRLADAACPPFELGRARLLTPAEADGSAPDAAVLAFGTPALAALEAAARFPGRRIEVYDARFAKPVDAELVERLLVRHVPVITVEDHGVTGGFGSAVLDAANALGLDASRVVRLGMPDRWIHQDSRTRQLAEAGIDADAIAEAIAAVLAPREAPAALRRPVSGA from the coding sequence ATGTCCAACCTGCTCGCCAGCATCCGCACGCCGCACGACATCCGGTCGCTGTCTGTTCCGCAGTTGCAGGAACTCGCGGCGGAGATCCGCCGCGCGATCACCACGCAGGTGTCGCAGACCGGCGGGCACCTGGCGCCGAATCTCGGCGTGGTCGAGCTCACGATCGCGCTGCACTACGTCTTTGACTTCTCGCACGACCGCCTGCTCTTCGACGTCGGGCATCAGTGCTACCCGCACAAGCTGCTGACCGGGCGGCTGGGGCTGCTGGCGGGGTTGCGGACGCGCACGGGCATGGCCGGCTTCCCCGACCCGCGCGAGTCGCCCTACGACCTCTTCGCCGTCGGGCACGCGGGCACGGGCATCTCGACCGCCGTGGGCATGGCGTGCGGCGACACGCTCACCAAGGAGGCGTTCGACCCCAAGGCCAACCCCGCCGGGCGGCGTGTGGTGACGCTCGTGGGCGACGCCTCGATCGTGAACGGCGTGGCGATGGAAGGGCTGAACAACGCCGGCACGCTCAAGCGCCAGTTCCTGGTGGTGCTGAACGACAACGGGATGTCGATCTCGCGTCCGCAGGGCGCGGTGTCGCACTACTTCGACCGCCTGCGCCTGAGCCACGCGTACGCGGACTTCAAGAAGTCGGCGCGCGAGGCGCTCAAGGCGCTGCCCGGGGGCGAGACGCTCCGCGGCACGTACCACAAGCTGGGCGAGGCGTGCAAGGCCGTCGTGAACGAGGGGGCGTGGTTCGAGCACTTCAATCTGGTGACCGTCGGCCCGATCGACGGGCACGACCTCCCGCGCCTGATCCAGTACCTGCGCGAAGCGCGCGACTTCGACCGCCCGATGCTGCTGCACGTGCACACGGTGAAGGGCAAGGGCTTCGAGGCGGCCGAGCAGGACAGCACGCGCTTCCACTCGCCCCCCGCCTTCAACGTGGGCGAGCACCTGGAGGGCGAAGGCTGCCGGGTGGAGCTCAAGGCGGAGGGGCGGTCGTTCACGGCGGCGTTCGCCGACGCGATGATCGACCTCATGGAGCGCGACGCGAAGGTCGTGACGTGCACCGCCGCGATGCCCGACGGCACGGGCCTCAACAAGGTGATGCCCCGCTTCCCAGAGCGTTCGTGGGACGTGGGCATCTGCGAGAGCCACGCGCTCGACATGATGGCCGGGCTGGCGAAGACGGGGTTCAAGCCGTTCCTCGCGGTCTACTCGACGTTCTTCCAGCGTGCGTTCGACCAGGCGTTCCAGGAGGCGGCGCTGCAGGGCCTGCCGGTGCGCCTGTGCCTCGACCGCGCGGGCCTGGTGGGGGGCGACGGCGCCGTGCACCACGGGTTCTGCGATATCGCCCTGCTCCGCACGCTGCCCGGGGCGGCGATCACCGCGGCGATCGACGAGCCCAGCCTGCGGGCCGCCCTCGAGTTCATGCGGGGCTACGACGCCGGCCTCTCGTGCGTGCGGTACCCGCGCGACGTCGTCTCGCCCCGCCTGGCGGACGCCGCCTGCCCGCCCTTCGAGCTCGGACGTGCCCGACTGCTCACGCCGGCCGAGGCCGACGGCTCTGCTCCCGACGCGGCGGTGTTGGCCTTCGGCACGCCCGCGCTCGCGGCCCTTGAAGCAGCGGCGCGCTTCCCCGGGCGACGCATCGAGGTGTACGACGCCCGGTTCGCCAAGCCGGTGGACGCCGAGCTCGTCGAGCGCTTGCTCGTCCGGCACGTGCCGGTCATCACCGTCGAGGACCACGGGGTAACGGGCGGGTTCGGCAGCGCGGTGCTCGACGCGGCGAACGCGCTGGGGCTGGACGCGTCGCGCGTCGTGCGCCTGGGCATGCCCGATCGATGGATCCACCAGGACTCGCGGACGCGACAGCTCGCCGAGGCGGGGATCGACGCCGACGCCATCGCCGAGGCCATCGCCGCGGTGCTGGCGCCGCGCGAGGCGCCGGCGGCGCTCCGACGCCCGGTGTCGGGCGCCTGA